The following is a genomic window from Treponema pallidum subsp. pallidum str. Nichols.
TCGCTGCTGCAGGGTCAGTCGCAACACATCACGCGCTTTGCCGTCATAGATGCGGCCCGCATTTACTCAACCTTTTGGCGCGATTCGCGCGTCCTGCGCGATTATGAATCTAAAAAAGCACGGCACCAGGGTGAAATTCAGAAAATGTCTGATGAGCTCGTAGAGCTCCGGCAAAAAAAAGTTGACGCGCAGATGCAGCAAAACATCGCGTCAGTCCAAAAGTACGAGGTGCTCATTGCGTCAAAAACCGCGCTCCTGTTGGAGTATTCTAAAACGTCCAACGACGAGCTCACCGCGCTGCGCAAAACGCTCATCGCAGATGACGCATTCTATGCAAAACTCTACGCCGCTATTAGGCGAATTGCAGAAAGTGAAGGCTACAGCATCGTCTTAGATCTGCAAAAAAACGCCGGAATACTCTGGTACAGCCACTCGGTCGATATTACCGAAGACGTCCTGCGGGAGCTGAGCAGCTCGTGATGCACCGTGAGCACCGCGTCTCCTGCCTCCTACGTGTTGGCCCAGGAGCGTCCACGTGAGGTCCCTCGCGTCAGATACCCCTCTCATGCGTCAGTACCACGCCATTCGGGCACAGCATCCGGATGCGGTCCTGTTCTTTCGCTTGGGCGATTTCTACGAAATGTTCGATTCCGACGCGCTCCACGTGAGTACCCTCTTGGGGCTCACCCTTACAAAACGAAATGGAACACCCATGTGCGGGGTGCCCGTCCATACCGCGCGCACGCACATAGCACGCCTGCTTAAGCACGGTAAAAAAGTTGCCTTGTGCGAGCAGGTTTCTCATCCTGTCCCCGGAGAACTCACACAGCGCAAGGTAATTGAGATTATCTCCCCCGGGACCGCAGTGGAAGATGACTTTCTCAGTCAGGGATTTTCCCAATACTTAGCCACCGTCTGTGCCTCAGACGCCACCGTCGCCTTTTCTTACCTAGAAGTCAGCACCGGCGCCTTCTTCATCACCAGCTTTCCCCGCGCCGAAGCAGCGGACGCATTGCAAAAAGAGTTCGGACGTGTCCAGCCGTCTGAGGTTCTCCTGTCTGCTTCAGTGCTCCGTTCACTGCCTGAACTTGCCGCTATCCTCAGTCTCTACCCCCGGCTCGTTCGTACCACCGGCGCAGATGCGCTTTTTAATCCCGAGCACACTAAAAACCGCCTGCACCATTGCTTTCGCACACGCAACTTGGATTGCCTCACCCTCCTGCCCCATTCGCCAGACCTCGCTGCCGCCGGGGCGCTGATTGCGTATTTGGAAGAAACCACGCGACACCCGCTCTCCCACGTCAGTGCCATCACCCGCTACCATATCCATGACTTTGTAGAAATCGATGACGCTACGCGCAAAAATCTAGAGATACTTCAAAATCTCCACGACAGCACCCATGCGCATTCTCTTTTTGAAACACTCAACTATACACACACCGCCATGGGTACCAGGCTCCTGCGCTATTGGCTGCACCACCCCTTGCGCTCCCAGGAGGAAATTCAAAAACGCCTCAGTGCAGTGGTCTTTTTTCATCACCGTCCCCACATCCTCAAGACACTGCGTGCAACACTCTCGTGTGTTCGGGATGTGGAGCGCCTAGTCGCCCGCGTGGCGTTAGAAAAGGCGCACGGACGTGACTTGCTCGCCTTAAAAGAAAGTCTCAGGGCAATCCTTACCTTCCGCAGCCTCGAGCGCGAAAGTCCCTTTCCCCCAGACCTTCTTCCCTCAGAAGGGGATACCCCGGTGCTGCAGGAACTGTATGGTCTTTTAGAACAGTCTATCAAAGAAGATTGCCCCGTAACGCTAAGCGATGGGAACCTTATCAAGCGTGGTTTTTCTGCGTCCTTAGATGAACTGCACCGCGTGCGTGACAATGCAAATGAAATTCTAAAACAATATTTGGCAGAGGAGCGTGAGCGCACGGGTATCGGTACATTAAAAATGAAGTACAATCGCATGCTCGGTCACTTTCTGGAGGTATCCAAAGGGCATCTTTCTGCTGTCCCTGCGCACTTTATTCGTCGCCGTTCACTGAGCAATGCCGATCGCTTTACCACCGAACAGTTGTCAGAATTGGAAGCAAAACTTGCCCGCGCCCGTGAGGGCCTCGTTTCCTTTGAACAAGAACTCTTTGCAGATATCCGCCGTACCGTATGTTCTCATACCCAGCTGCTGCGCACGAACGCTGCACGGGTGGCACAGCTGGATGTGCTCCAATCTTTTGCGCACGCTGCGCTCCAGCATGGCTGGAGTCAACCGGTCTTTATCAAAGACGGTGCACTTCGTATTACGGGGGGCAGACATCCGGTGGTGGAACTTCATCTCCCCTCCGGGGAGTTTGTACCCAATGATCTGACACTTTCTTCAAGTGAACATGCGGTGTTGCCGCGCTTTGCGCTCATCACCGGACCGAATATGGCAGGAAAAAGTACTTTTTTGCGTCAGACTGCGCTCATTTGCCTGATTGCGCAGGTTGGCT
Proteins encoded in this region:
- a CDS encoding OmpH family outer membrane protein: MKATLTFVFMLLTSLLQGQSQHITRFAVIDAARIYSTFWRDSRVLRDYESKKARHQGEIQKMSDELVELRQKKVDAQMQQNIASVQKYEVLIASKTALLLEYSKTSNDELTALRKTLIADDAFYAKLYAAIRRIAESEGYSIVLDLQKNAGILWYSHSVDITEDVLRELSSS
- the mutS gene encoding DNA mismatch repair protein MutS; translation: MRSLASDTPLMRQYHAIRAQHPDAVLFFRLGDFYEMFDSDALHVSTLLGLTLTKRNGTPMCGVPVHTARTHIARLLKHGKKVALCEQVSHPVPGELTQRKVIEIISPGTAVEDDFLSQGFSQYLATVCASDATVAFSYLEVSTGAFFITSFPRAEAADALQKEFGRVQPSEVLLSASVLRSLPELAAILSLYPRLVRTTGADALFNPEHTKNRLHHCFRTRNLDCLTLLPHSPDLAAAGALIAYLEETTRHPLSHVSAITRYHIHDFVEIDDATRKNLEILQNLHDSTHAHSLFETLNYTHTAMGTRLLRYWLHHPLRSQEEIQKRLSAVVFFHHRPHILKTLRATLSCVRDVERLVARVALEKAHGRDLLALKESLRAILTFRSLERESPFPPDLLPSEGDTPVLQELYGLLEQSIKEDCPVTLSDGNLIKRGFSASLDELHRVRDNANEILKQYLAEERERTGIGTLKMKYNRMLGHFLEVSKGHLSAVPAHFIRRRSLSNADRFTTEQLSELEAKLARAREGLVSFEQELFADIRRTVCSHTQLLRTNAARVAQLDVLQSFAHAALQHGWSQPVFIKDGALRITGGRHPVVELHLPSGEFVPNDLTLSSSEHAVLPRFALITGPNMAGKSTFLRQTALICLIAQVGSFVPAEKAELTPVDRIFCRVGAADNLARGESTFLVEMSETAHILRAATRDSLVIMDEVGRGTATEDGLSIAQAVSEYLLHHVRAKTLFATHYHELSRLAHPQLEHLKLDVLETDNTIVFLKKVTPGSCGSSYGIYVARLAGLPESVLARACELLKQLQQRAGSAPRASAAHEADAVAQTEAVHAHKAASKPCAQRVSADLFTQEELIGAEIASLNPDAITPLEALTLIARWKRSLRGSATQQSSAMTKRKG